From the genome of Clostridium sp. BNL1100, one region includes:
- a CDS encoding DUF370 domain-containing protein, translating into MKLINIGFGNIVSANRLVAIVSPESAPIKRIIQEARDRGMLIDATYGRRTRAVIITDSDHIILSAVQPETVAHRLNTKDNDDNETDEDSVTE; encoded by the coding sequence ATGAAGCTTATAAATATTGGCTTTGGGAATATTGTTTCCGCTAACAGACTTGTGGCAATTGTAAGCCCGGAGTCGGCACCAATTAAAAGAATTATTCAGGAAGCAAGAGACAGAGGTATGTTGATTGATGCAACATACGGAAGAAGAACAAGAGCAGTAATAATTACCGACAGCGACCATATAATTTTATCAGCGGTACAGCCTGAAACAGTAGCCCACAGATTAAATACCAAGGACAACGATGACAACGAAACTGATGAAGATTCAGTTACTGAGTAG
- a CDS encoding YicC/YloC family endoribonuclease codes for MVRSMTGFGRGTFSDNGKEFTVEIKTVNHRYIDFYIKLPRQIGYLEERVREVASQSLFRGKVDIFISFEDRSDNSRSVTLDEPLASAYIQAVEKLKEKYSLKDDLSVSLISRFPDVLRIEKNEDDEEHLWSVLKKALDLAIASLLQMREKEGNELRNSLLQKADYMETIISDISQRSPQVVTEYKQKLEYRIKELLNQQTVDENRIAMEVAIFADRCGIDEELVRLGSHLTQLRDILNIKKQPIGRKLDFLVQEINREINTIGSKSNDIIITKNVLELKSEAEKIREQIQNME; via the coding sequence ATGGTTAGGAGTATGACAGGTTTCGGTAGAGGAACCTTTAGTGATAATGGCAAAGAATTTACTGTAGAAATAAAAACTGTAAACCATCGTTATATAGATTTTTATATAAAATTACCGAGACAGATTGGTTATCTTGAGGAAAGAGTCAGAGAAGTAGCTTCTCAAAGCCTTTTTAGAGGTAAAGTAGATATATTTATATCCTTCGAAGACCGCTCAGATAATTCCAGAAGTGTTACACTTGATGAGCCACTGGCAAGTGCTTACATACAGGCAGTTGAAAAGCTCAAGGAAAAATATAGCTTGAAGGATGACTTGAGTGTATCACTTATTTCCCGTTTTCCGGATGTTTTAAGAATAGAGAAAAATGAAGATGATGAAGAACATTTATGGTCTGTTCTTAAAAAAGCATTGGACTTGGCAATAGCTTCGCTTCTCCAAATGAGAGAAAAAGAGGGAAATGAATTAAGAAACAGCCTACTTCAGAAAGCTGATTATATGGAAACCATTATATCAGATATTTCTCAAAGAAGTCCTCAGGTTGTCACTGAATATAAGCAAAAGCTGGAATACAGGATAAAAGAATTGCTGAATCAGCAAACAGTAGATGAAAACAGGATTGCAATGGAAGTGGCAATATTTGCTGATAGGTGTGGTATAGATGAGGAATTGGTAAGACTGGGAAGTCACTTAACACAGTTAAGAGATATATTAAATATAAAGAAACAGCCTATTGGAAGAAAGCTTGACTTTTTGGTTCAGGAAATAAACAGGGAAATAAATACAATCGGTTCAAAATCAAATGACATAATTATTACTAAGAACGTTTTGGAATTAAAGAGTGAAGCAGAAAAAATAAGAGAACAAATTCAGAATATGGAATAG
- a CDS encoding response regulator has product MGELKFVVVDDAVFMRTLIKRMIEENINYHVVGEGANGREAIEQAKRNQPDIMTLDITMPEMDGIMAIKEILEVSPATKIIMVSAMGQQAMVIDAIKMGAKDFIVKPFDKTRVQQAIENVINL; this is encoded by the coding sequence ATGGGAGAACTTAAATTTGTTGTTGTTGACGATGCAGTATTTATGAGAACCTTAATAAAAAGAATGATTGAAGAAAATATAAACTATCATGTAGTGGGTGAAGGTGCCAATGGCCGAGAAGCTATAGAACAGGCAAAGCGCAATCAACCTGATATAATGACTCTTGACATCACAATGCCGGAGATGGATGGAATTATGGCAATCAAGGAAATATTGGAAGTAAGCCCTGCTACCAAGATAATAATGGTTTCGGCAATGGGGCAGCAGGCTATGGTAATAGATGCAATAAAAATGGGAGCTAAAGATTTTATTGTTAAACCCTTTGATAAAACCAGGGTTCAACAAGCAATTGAAAATGTTATAAATCTCTGA
- a CDS encoding 16S rRNA (uracil(1498)-N(3))-methyltransferase, with amino-acid sequence MSRYFVEEAQIANGRINIIGEDFQHLKKVLRAQIKDEVTVCCGGFDYTAEIEKINDSSISCVITDVNKNFTESPLKVTLFQGLPKSDKMELIIQKCVELGVWEIVPVITERCVSRINTDKDAKNKLARWQKIAREAAKQCNRGTIPNILYPITFKEAVEMASQAELAVIPYEKESAVGLKNIVPRYEGITSGSIIIGPEGGFEEKEVQLAEDRGVKKISLGPRILRTETAGMVALSLLMYELGDVSNGRT; translated from the coding sequence ATGTCCAGATACTTTGTAGAAGAAGCTCAAATAGCTAATGGCAGAATTAACATTATCGGTGAAGATTTTCAGCATTTAAAAAAAGTGCTAAGGGCTCAGATAAAGGACGAAGTAACTGTGTGCTGTGGAGGATTTGACTACACGGCTGAAATAGAAAAAATAAATGATAGTTCAATTTCGTGTGTAATAACAGATGTAAATAAAAATTTTACAGAATCGCCATTAAAAGTTACCTTGTTTCAGGGCTTGCCAAAGTCGGACAAGATGGAGTTAATTATACAGAAATGTGTTGAACTTGGAGTATGGGAAATAGTTCCTGTAATTACAGAACGTTGCGTTTCAAGGATAAATACTGATAAGGATGCTAAAAATAAGCTTGCGAGATGGCAAAAGATAGCAAGAGAGGCAGCAAAGCAGTGTAATAGGGGAACGATTCCCAATATTCTCTATCCCATAACCTTTAAAGAGGCTGTTGAAATGGCATCTCAAGCTGAACTGGCAGTTATACCTTATGAAAAGGAAAGTGCGGTTGGGCTTAAAAATATTGTACCCCGTTATGAAGGAATTACCAGTGGAAGTATTATCATTGGTCCTGAAGGCGGGTTTGAAGAAAAAGAAGTTCAACTGGCAGAAGACAGAGGGGTTAAGAAGATATCTCTGGGGCCAAGAATCCTACGCACGGAAACTGCCGGAATGGTAGCTTTATCACTTTTGATGTATGAATTAGGAGATGTGTCTAATGGGAGAACTTAA
- the prmA gene encoding 50S ribosomal protein L11 methyltransferase — protein MKWYEIRVSTTDEASDAVSEMLTTMGAGGVAIKDPFDIKKEILKPNTLDYADDEFLESLGEDVIIQAYFQSGNNIDELLKKINDGLGNISQFLNIGKGLEGYGEVDDEDWSTAWKKYYKPLQLTDRIVIKPTWEDYSPKGDEIIIQMDPGMAFGTGTHETTQMCSILLDKYMKDNTQVLDIGCGTGILSIIAAKLGAKTVEAIDIDEVAVKVAKENIELNQEISKVSAYKAILSDLKQEDHKYDIIVANIIANVIIDLSSLIPYYLKKESLFITSGIIKERKQEVIDTCEKNGMSRIETLEMGEWVAMVFKCPDTL, from the coding sequence ATGAAATGGTATGAAATACGTGTAAGTACTACTGACGAAGCAAGTGATGCGGTTTCTGAAATGCTTACTACAATGGGTGCCGGAGGCGTGGCTATCAAGGACCCTTTTGATATAAAAAAAGAAATATTAAAGCCAAATACTCTGGACTATGCAGATGATGAATTCCTTGAATCATTAGGTGAGGACGTTATTATACAGGCATATTTCCAGAGCGGAAATAATATAGACGAGCTATTAAAGAAAATAAATGATGGATTGGGAAATATTTCCCAATTTTTAAATATTGGAAAAGGTCTTGAGGGATACGGCGAAGTAGATGATGAGGATTGGTCTACAGCTTGGAAAAAGTACTATAAACCCCTTCAGCTTACAGATAGAATAGTAATAAAACCAACTTGGGAAGATTATAGTCCCAAAGGTGATGAAATAATAATACAAATGGACCCCGGAATGGCCTTTGGAACAGGGACACATGAAACAACACAGATGTGTTCTATATTGCTTGATAAGTACATGAAGGATAACACACAGGTCCTTGATATCGGCTGTGGTACGGGTATCCTTTCAATAATAGCAGCGAAACTTGGTGCAAAAACAGTTGAAGCTATTGATATAGATGAAGTTGCTGTAAAAGTTGCCAAGGAAAATATCGAGCTGAATCAGGAAATATCAAAAGTATCGGCATATAAGGCTATATTGTCTGATTTGAAGCAGGAAGATCATAAATACGATATAATAGTAGCTAATATAATAGCAAATGTAATTATTGACTTGTCCTCGCTAATACCTTATTATTTAAAAAAGGAATCTTTGTTTATTACTTCAGGTATTATCAAAGAAAGAAAACAAGAAGTAATAGATACGTGTGAAAAAAACGGGATGTCACGGATAGAAACCCTTGAAATGGGAGAATGGGTGGCAATGGTGTTTAAATGTCCAGATACTTTGTAG
- the dnaJ gene encoding molecular chaperone DnaJ — MAEKRDYYEVLGVERNASDAELKKAYRNLAKKYHPDVNPGDKTAEAKFKEVNEAYEILSDSQKRGRYDQFGHAGTDPNGFGGAGGFSSDFDFGGIGDIFETFFGGSGFGGRSKTRRGPQKGADIKYSMEISFEEAAFGIEREINVSKMELCSKCTGSGAKPGSNVTTCSHCNGTGQVQVKQNTPFGQFINTKTCDACKGEGKIITEPCPACNGKGRLRSTKKIKIDIPAGIDDGQTISLRGGGDPGLKGGPNGDLYVNIRVKPHPLFSRQGNNVVCDVPITFTQAALGAELEVPTLDGKVKYTVPEGTQTGSVFRLKGKGIPYLRGNGRGDQYVKVNIEVPKKLNDKQKALLREFAEISDDESHEQRKGFFDKMKDAFK; from the coding sequence ATGGCAGAAAAAAGAGATTATTACGAAGTATTGGGCGTTGAGAGAAACGCTTCTGATGCTGAACTAAAAAAAGCATATAGAAATCTTGCAAAAAAGTACCACCCGGACGTCAATCCAGGAGATAAGACTGCAGAAGCAAAGTTCAAAGAGGTAAATGAAGCCTATGAGATTCTTAGTGATTCTCAGAAACGGGGCAGGTACGACCAGTTCGGTCATGCTGGAACAGACCCTAACGGATTTGGCGGTGCAGGAGGTTTCTCTTCTGATTTTGACTTTGGAGGAATCGGAGATATATTTGAAACTTTCTTTGGAGGCTCAGGCTTTGGAGGAAGAAGCAAAACAAGAAGAGGTCCTCAAAAGGGTGCTGACATTAAATACTCTATGGAGATCAGCTTCGAAGAAGCTGCCTTTGGTATTGAACGGGAAATAAATGTAAGCAAAATGGAATTATGTTCAAAATGTACCGGATCAGGAGCCAAACCCGGAAGTAATGTAACAACCTGTAGTCATTGTAACGGAACAGGGCAGGTTCAGGTAAAACAAAACACACCATTCGGGCAATTTATAAACACTAAAACATGTGATGCATGTAAAGGTGAAGGAAAGATTATTACAGAGCCTTGTCCTGCTTGTAACGGAAAAGGCAGACTGAGGAGTACAAAGAAAATAAAAATAGATATTCCTGCGGGAATTGATGACGGCCAGACCATTTCATTAAGAGGTGGTGGAGACCCGGGATTAAAAGGTGGCCCAAACGGAGATTTGTATGTTAACATCCGTGTAAAGCCTCATCCGTTATTCTCAAGACAGGGAAATAATGTTGTATGTGATGTACCCATTACATTTACACAGGCAGCATTAGGTGCTGAATTAGAAGTACCTACCCTTGACGGAAAAGTTAAATATACCGTACCGGAAGGAACTCAAACAGGCTCTGTTTTCAGATTAAAGGGCAAGGGAATCCCTTATTTGAGAGGGAATGGACGTGGAGACCAGTATGTTAAGGTAAATATTGAAGTTCCGAAAAAACTCAATGACAAACAAAAAGCATTGCTGAGGGAATTTGCTGAAATCAGTGACGATGAATCCCACGAGCAGAGAAAAGGCTTTTTTGACAAAATGAAGGATGCGTTTAAATAA
- the dnaK gene encoding molecular chaperone DnaK, whose protein sequence is MSKVIGIDLGTTNSCVAVMEGGEPVVIANPEGNRTTPSVVAFSKTGERMIGQVAKRQSITNPERTIISIKRDMGTDRKVDIDGKKYSPQEISSMVLQKLKSDAEAYLGETITQAVITVPAYFSDAQRQATKDAGKIAGLEVLRIINEPTAAALAYGLDKEHDQKIMVYDLGGGTFDVSILEIGDGVFEVLATNGNNRLGGDDFDQRVIDFLVDTFKKESGIDLKNDKMAMQRLKEAAEKAKIELSGVTSSNINLPFITADATGPKHLDVTLTRAKFDEITADLVENTMGPTRQAMQDAGLTPDKIDKILLVGGSTRIPAVQEAVKKYLGKDPFKGINPDECVAVGAAIQAGVLTGDVTGLLLLDVTPLSLGLETLGGVFTKLIERNTTIPTKKSQVFSTAADGQTSVEIHVLQGEREMAQYNKSLGRFQLTGIPSAPRGVPQIEVTFDIDANGIVHVSAKDLGTGNEQKITITASTNLSDSDIDKAVKEAEKFAAEDKQRKEEIDVRNNADSLVYQSEKSLKDLGDKVSAEDKSKIESGVNKVKDALKGTDTEAIKKATEELQQSFYDISSKIYQQTQGAQADAGAAGFGGQQGAAGAAQDDNVVDADYKVVDDDK, encoded by the coding sequence ATGTCAAAAGTAATTGGTATAGATTTAGGTACCACAAATTCATGTGTGGCAGTTATGGAAGGCGGTGAGCCTGTTGTTATTGCAAATCCGGAAGGAAATAGAACTACCCCTTCTGTTGTTGCATTTTCAAAAACAGGTGAACGTATGATAGGGCAAGTCGCAAAAAGACAATCTATCACAAATCCGGAAAGAACAATTATTTCAATAAAGAGAGATATGGGAACCGACCGTAAGGTTGATATAGATGGTAAGAAATATTCACCACAGGAAATATCCTCAATGGTTCTTCAAAAGCTTAAATCTGATGCGGAAGCTTATCTTGGTGAAACCATAACTCAGGCTGTAATCACCGTACCTGCATACTTTAGCGATGCTCAAAGACAAGCAACAAAGGATGCCGGTAAAATTGCGGGATTGGAAGTTCTCAGAATTATAAACGAGCCTACAGCAGCAGCTTTGGCATATGGTCTTGACAAAGAGCATGACCAGAAAATAATGGTTTATGACTTAGGTGGAGGAACATTCGACGTATCCATACTTGAAATCGGAGACGGCGTATTCGAAGTTCTTGCAACAAACGGTAACAACAGACTTGGCGGAGATGACTTTGACCAGAGAGTAATAGATTTCCTTGTTGATACATTCAAAAAGGAAAGTGGAATAGATCTCAAAAACGACAAAATGGCAATGCAGAGATTGAAGGAAGCAGCTGAAAAGGCAAAAATAGAACTTTCCGGTGTGACTTCATCAAATATAAACCTGCCGTTTATAACTGCTGATGCAACAGGACCAAAGCATCTTGATGTAACTCTTACTAGAGCAAAATTTGATGAAATTACAGCTGATTTGGTTGAAAATACTATGGGTCCTACAAGACAGGCTATGCAGGATGCAGGACTTACACCTGACAAGATAGACAAAATTCTATTAGTTGGTGGTTCTACAAGAATTCCTGCAGTTCAGGAAGCAGTAAAGAAGTACTTAGGAAAAGATCCTTTCAAGGGAATTAATCCTGATGAATGTGTTGCCGTTGGTGCTGCAATTCAGGCGGGTGTATTGACAGGTGATGTAACCGGACTTCTGCTTCTGGATGTTACACCATTATCACTTGGACTTGAAACACTTGGCGGAGTATTCACAAAGCTGATTGAAAGAAATACAACTATTCCTACCAAGAAGAGTCAGGTATTCTCCACAGCGGCAGACGGACAGACAAGTGTTGAGATTCATGTATTGCAGGGCGAAAGAGAAATGGCTCAATACAACAAGTCTCTTGGAAGATTCCAGCTTACAGGTATTCCATCAGCACCAAGAGGTGTACCACAAATCGAAGTTACTTTTGATATAGATGCAAACGGTATAGTTCATGTATCCGCAAAAGACCTTGGAACAGGTAACGAGCAGAAGATAACAATAACTGCCTCAACTAACCTGTCTGATTCCGATATAGACAAGGCTGTAAAAGAAGCAGAAAAATTTGCTGCGGAAGACAAACAGCGTAAAGAAGAAATCGATGTTAGAAATAATGCAGATTCCTTGGTTTACCAATCAGAGAAGTCATTAAAAGATCTTGGCGATAAAGTATCTGCTGAAGACAAGTCAAAGATTGAAAGCGGAGTAAACAAGGTAAAGGATGCCCTTAAAGGTACTGATACCGAAGCAATAAAGAAAGCTACCGAAGAATTACAGCAGTCCTTCTATGATATATCCTCAAAAATATATCAACAGACTCAAGGAGCACAGGCAGACGCTGGAGCTGCTGGTTTTGGAGGACAACAGGGAGCAGCTGGAGCAGCACAGGATGATAATGTTGTTGATGCAGACTATAAAGTAGTTGACGATGATAAATAA
- the grpE gene encoding nucleotide exchange factor GrpE has protein sequence MKKEKHPKDENENTNEMNAEEINKGAENPEVSGTADVKGDEAVSTEIEELKSKLEEKAKQCEDFKNMVQRTAAEFDNYKKRTIKEKEALSLDIAIDTVNTFLPVVDNLERALKAAENIENSPLKEGVEMVMRQLKDCLDKLGVEAIEAVNNSFDPELHNAVMHVTDDEIGENIVVEEFQKGYTMKGKVIRHSMVKVVN, from the coding sequence ATGAAAAAAGAAAAACATCCTAAGGATGAAAACGAAAACACTAATGAAATGAATGCTGAAGAAATCAACAAAGGAGCAGAAAATCCGGAGGTATCAGGGACTGCTGATGTGAAGGGTGACGAAGCAGTAAGTACGGAGATTGAGGAACTAAAATCAAAGTTGGAAGAAAAGGCAAAACAATGTGAAGATTTCAAAAATATGGTTCAGCGTACAGCAGCCGAGTTTGACAACTATAAAAAAAGAACAATCAAGGAAAAGGAAGCCCTTAGCCTTGATATAGCAATAGACACTGTAAATACCTTCCTTCCGGTAGTAGATAACCTCGAAAGAGCCTTAAAAGCCGCAGAAAACATTGAAAATAGTCCATTGAAGGAAGGCGTTGAAATGGTTATGAGACAGTTGAAGGATTGTCTCGACAAACTAGGAGTTGAAGCAATAGAGGCGGTCAATAATTCTTTTGACCCAGAACTCCATAATGCCGTAATGCATGTAACAGATGATGAAATCGGTGAAAATATTGTGGTTGAAGAATTTCAGAAGGGTTATACAATGAAGGGTAAAGTAATCAGACATAGTATGGTAAAGGTAGTAAACTAA
- the hrcA gene encoding heat-inducible transcriptional repressor HrcA → MLLDDRKLKILQAIIDDYIYSAEPVGSRTIAKKHELGLSSATIRNEMADLEEMGLLEQPYTSAGRVPSDKGYRLYVDQLMKINELTDSEIEKIRSDMNIRINELSQLIRNASAVMSRFTKYTSMAITPHMKQSVLKAVQVVPIEPGKALVIIVTDANVVRNNLIRIPESVTPDFLIQISNMLNEQLKGFTLEMLKSDILNEKFEKLNSLPYGLIKPILDGIEDLIKTIDKPEVYLEGATNILNFPEFKEVDKAKEFLNILDEKKFVSDLLTNNSNKNNEIIIHIGNENAIEGIKDCSLVTASYSVGNHVIGTIGIIGPTRMEYSKVVSSMNYIRNKINQEILKLLDNG, encoded by the coding sequence ATGCTACTTGACGATAGAAAATTGAAAATACTACAAGCAATTATAGATGATTATATATACTCTGCTGAACCTGTAGGTTCCAGAACTATTGCCAAGAAGCATGAACTTGGTTTAAGCTCGGCTACAATTAGAAATGAAATGGCTGATCTTGAAGAAATGGGGCTTTTGGAGCAGCCATACACATCGGCAGGCAGAGTTCCTTCCGATAAAGGGTACAGGCTTTATGTTGATCAGCTGATGAAGATAAATGAATTAACAGATAGTGAAATAGAGAAAATCCGAAGTGATATGAACATTCGGATAAATGAACTCAGCCAGCTTATAAGGAATGCATCAGCGGTTATGTCCAGGTTTACCAAATATACTTCTATGGCGATAACCCCTCATATGAAACAGAGTGTATTAAAAGCTGTTCAGGTGGTACCTATAGAGCCTGGGAAAGCATTGGTAATTATTGTTACAGATGCTAACGTTGTAAGAAATAATCTGATAAGAATTCCTGAAAGTGTTACGCCCGATTTCTTAATTCAGATTTCAAATATGCTAAACGAGCAGTTAAAAGGTTTTACTTTGGAAATGCTAAAATCGGACATATTAAATGAAAAGTTTGAAAAACTGAATTCATTGCCTTATGGATTAATTAAACCTATCCTCGACGGAATAGAGGATTTGATTAAGACCATTGATAAGCCGGAAGTATATCTTGAAGGAGCTACAAATATTCTGAATTTTCCGGAGTTTAAGGAAGTTGATAAGGCCAAGGAGTTTTTGAATATATTAGATGAAAAGAAATTTGTATCTGACCTTCTTACAAATAATTCAAATAAAAATAATGAGATAATTATTCACATAGGAAATGAGAATGCTATAGAAGGTATAAAGGATTGCAGTTTGGTTACTGCATCCTATAGTGTAGGTAATCATGTAATAGGAACAATAGGCATTATCGGGCCAACCCGAATGGAGTATTCAAAGGTTGTGTCATCTATGAATTATATAAGGAATAAAATCAATCAGGAGATTCTTAAACTCCTGGATAATGGATAG
- a CDS encoding aminotransferase class IV, whose amino-acid sequence MTFEDNIGTKCIINGETLSSEALNKYSEEKYTACYEVIRIIKGIPLFYDDHFTRLKSSVQKTLNELEVTKKDLRTQITEICELNNLADCNVKVLVLLYEKVQITLLHINKFYYPSQDEYDSGVKCCTVKLKRSNPNIKMINISYKAEIKRVAEENNAFEVLLVDDNDKITEGGKSNVFFVKGDKIYTSPEEYILKGITRQYIIDVCVKLGYEVIETLIGVDQLSNFDAAFITGTSINALPIKIIDGCILNSSENILTQNVMKGYNSLISAYIEGNSNKK is encoded by the coding sequence ATGACATTTGAAGATAACATAGGTACAAAGTGCATTATAAACGGTGAAACCTTGTCGTCTGAAGCATTGAATAAATATTCAGAAGAAAAGTATACGGCTTGCTATGAAGTTATACGTATAATAAAGGGAATTCCGCTATTTTATGATGATCACTTTACACGTCTTAAAAGTTCTGTACAAAAGACTCTAAATGAATTAGAAGTAACAAAAAAGGATTTAAGGACCCAAATTACTGAAATATGTGAGCTAAATAATCTAGCAGACTGCAATGTAAAAGTGTTGGTGCTTCTCTATGAAAAAGTGCAGATTACACTACTCCATATAAACAAGTTCTACTATCCTTCACAAGACGAATATGATAGTGGTGTAAAGTGTTGTACCGTTAAGCTCAAGAGAAGCAACCCAAATATCAAAATGATAAATATTTCATACAAGGCAGAAATTAAGCGGGTTGCAGAAGAAAATAATGCTTTTGAAGTGCTTTTGGTAGATGACAACGATAAAATAACAGAGGGCGGAAAATCCAATGTTTTTTTTGTAAAAGGTGACAAAATCTATACATCTCCCGAAGAATATATATTGAAAGGTATTACAAGACAATATATAATTGATGTTTGTGTAAAACTAGGATACGAAGTTATAGAAACATTGATTGGTGTTGATCAGTTAAGTAATTTTGATGCAGCTTTTATAACTGGTACATCCATTAATGCATTGCCGATAAAAATAATAGATGGGTGTATATTAAATTCATCGGAGAATATTCTAACCCAAAATGTTATGAAAGGTTATAACAGTCTTATATCGGCATATATTGAAGGCAATAGCAATAAGAAATAG
- the yfbR gene encoding 5'-deoxynucleotidase has product MDDKSFHFFAFLSRMKYINRWGLMRNTSTENIQEHSLQVAIIAHGLAVIRNTYFNGEINPERVAILAMFHDCNEIITGDMPTPIKYYNPQISKIYKDIEDISKEKIISMLPEEMADEYYSLFFKNPDDMNCWKLVKAADRISAYIKCIEEVKAGNNEFKKARETILQTIMEIDLPEVMYFMEKFIPSFNLSLDEID; this is encoded by the coding sequence ATGGATGATAAGAGCTTTCATTTTTTTGCATTTCTATCAAGGATGAAATATATAAATAGATGGGGACTTATGCGCAACACGTCTACTGAAAATATACAGGAACACAGTTTGCAGGTTGCCATAATAGCACATGGGCTGGCGGTAATCAGAAACACATATTTTAACGGAGAAATAAACCCCGAGAGAGTGGCAATTCTTGCGATGTTTCATGACTGCAATGAAATAATAACAGGGGATATGCCTACTCCCATAAAATATTATAACCCTCAGATAAGTAAAATTTACAAGGATATCGAAGATATATCAAAGGAGAAAATTATATCTATGCTGCCTGAGGAAATGGCAGATGAATATTATTCTTTATTCTTTAAAAATCCGGATGATATGAATTGTTGGAAACTTGTAAAGGCGGCTGACAGGATTTCTGCCTATATAAAATGTATAGAAGAAGTCAAGGCCGGAAACAACGAATTCAAAAAGGCCCGGGAAACCATTCTACAAACAATAATGGAGATTGATTTGCCTGAGGTTATGTATTTCATGGAAAAATTTATACCAAGCTTTAATTTGTCCCTTGATGAGATTGATTAA
- a CDS encoding HD domain-containing protein, with product MVWRQLREQQENLLSPYAARSVNSFGRIINEEKCPIRTDYERDGNRILYSMEFRRLRHKTQVFFNAKNDHICTRMEHVLNVGSIAVTIARTLNLNQDLTYAIALGHDLGHAPFGHSGERVLDKCMKKVSKESGFKHELHSLRVVEKLATRISKEKIHEKCGLNLTFEVKDGIVSHCGENYNEYSLRRDLGKTPRSLHNVKDRGHLPFTLEACIVRLVDKIAYVGRDIEDAVRVNLMNMHDIPMDIRNELGNTNGEIINTLVCDMVENSYGRDCIQLSPEKGQALEKLINENVRLIYKADKITRYEKIAENTLEGLFDSLLNSLSDFERLQTNENKVYRMFYNFIADKAYDKSESDAQKVIDFIAGMTDQFAQSCFEEIYWM from the coding sequence ATGGTGTGGAGGCAGTTAAGAGAGCAACAAGAGAATTTGTTGAGTCCCTATGCCGCAAGAAGTGTTAATTCTTTTGGCAGGATAATCAATGAAGAAAAATGTCCTATCAGGACAGATTATGAGCGGGATGGAAACAGAATTCTATACTCTATGGAGTTTCGAAGACTAAGGCACAAAACTCAGGTATTTTTTAATGCAAAGAACGACCACATATGTACACGGATGGAGCATGTACTAAATGTAGGATCAATAGCTGTCACTATAGCCAGGACCCTCAATCTGAATCAGGACCTTACTTATGCAATAGCTTTAGGACATGATCTGGGGCATGCACCATTCGGTCATAGCGGAGAACGTGTATTAGATAAATGCATGAAGAAAGTAAGTAAAGAAAGTGGCTTTAAACATGAACTTCACAGCCTTCGGGTTGTAGAAAAGCTTGCTACACGTATCTCAAAAGAAAAGATACATGAAAAATGCGGTCTTAATCTTACATTTGAGGTAAAGGACGGAATAGTTTCACATTGCGGCGAGAACTATAATGAATACTCTTTAAGAAGAGATTTAGGGAAAACACCACGATCACTGCATAATGTTAAAGATAGAGGCCATCTTCCATTTACTCTTGAAGCCTGCATTGTAAGACTGGTGGATAAAATAGCATATGTTGGCAGGGATATTGAGGATGCTGTACGTGTAAACCTAATGAATATGCATGACATACCCATGGATATAAGAAATGAATTGGGAAATACAAATGGAGAAATAATAAACACTCTGGTTTGCGATATGGTTGAGAACAGCTATGGCAGGGATTGTATTCAGCTTAGTCCGGAAAAAGGTCAGGCACTTGAAAAACTAATCAACGAGAATGTAAGGTTGATTTACAAGGCCGATAAGATAACCCGGTACGAAAAAATTGCTGAAAATACCCTTGAAGGCTTGTTTGACAGCCTGCTCAACAGCCTATCAGATTTTGAAAGGCTTCAGACAAATGAAAATAAGGTTTACAGAATGTTTTATAACTTTATAGCAGACAAGGCATATGATAAGTCTGAAAGTGATGCACAGAAAGTTATTGACTTTATAGCAGGCATGACAGACCAGTTTGCACAAAGCTGCTTTGAAGAAATATACTGGATGTAG